The proteins below come from a single Stomoxys calcitrans chromosome 1, idStoCalc2.1, whole genome shotgun sequence genomic window:
- the LOC106091842 gene encoding N-alpha-acetyltransferase daf-31 encodes MNIRCAKPEDLMAMQHCNLLCLPENYQMKYYFYHGLTWPQLSYVAEDDKGNIVGYVLAKMEEPESGEDSKRGHITSLAVKRSYRRLGLAQKLMNQASKAMVECFDAQYVSLHVRKSNRAALNLYTNTLKFKIIEIEPKYYADGEDAYAMRRDLGEFNSSKADNIENQENNQDNKIHYRESGTANHHDHSNHDGHCC; translated from the coding sequence ATGAATATACGCTGTGCTAAACCCGAAGATTTAATGGCCATGCAACATTGCAATTTGCTATGTCTGCCCGAGAACTATCAaatgaaatattatttttaccACGGCCTGACTTGGCCACAGCTCAGCTATGTTGCCGAAGATGACAAGGGCAACATTGTGGGTTATGTCTTGGCCAAAATGGAAGAACCAGAATCGGGCGAAGACAGCAAAAGGGGTCACATAACATCGTTGGCGGTCAAACGCTCTTACCGACGTCTGGGCTTGGCACAAAAACTCATGAACCAGGCCTCCAAGGCCATGGTGGAGTGTTTCGATGCTCAATATGTTTCGTTGCATGTACGCAAAAGCAATCGTGCCGCCTTGAATCTGTACACCAATacgttgaaattcaaaattatcGAAATTGAACCCAAGTATTATGCAGATGGCGAGGACGCTTATGCTATGCGTCGAGATTTGGGCGAATTTAACTCTTCAAAGGCTGATAACATAGAAAATCAAGAAAATAATCAAGATAATAAAATACACTATCGGGAGTCGGGCACCGCCAATCATCACGATCACAGTAATCACGATGGTCACTGTTGCTAG
- the LOC131995182 gene encoding small integral membrane protein 13, translated as MSVVSTLALIFTVLSSVTIVACIILLGWFLIWKAFLSKFRLVRELLGQTNPDGSPATPEKSSDISNGTQSYSKIRKIRKD; from the exons ATGTCTGTGGTATCGACGTTAGCCCTAATATTTACCGTCTTGTCGTCAGTTACTATTGTAGCCTGCATTATATTGCTGG GCTGGTTCCTAATTTGGAAAGCATTTTTGTCCAAATTCAGATTAGTACGAGAACTTCTGGGGCAAACCAATCCGGACGGCTCACCTGCAACTCCAGAAAAGTCTTCGGATATCTCAAACGGAACGCAGTCCTATTCAAAGATTAGGAAAATAAGAAAAGACTAA
- the LOC106091836 gene encoding large ribosomal subunit protein mL46, with protein sequence MFRRFPLLVIRHLRSNSSTGQCQFSAAATDKQEKWDLYAGVLVERLPVVSKELNAIEKEFQEYLWKVEFEKSLKSNTELQHERDLKQAELLKKGQIDLDEAAAKQTVQDLKDAYTEELNKFQTASRTTADDKSKNLLSTNRSLDNTLYLLVEQSLGPKSHFLLPQGPRMDGETMRQAAERVVREKCGNNMEVQFYGNAPCGFYKYKYPSSAQQNSVGAKVFFFRASLKNGNVDKNASKSFAWMERDSLRDKLKNEKYVESVEKFLF encoded by the coding sequence ATGTTTCGAAGATTTCCCCTGCTAGTCATTAGACACCTTCGTTCTAACTCATCAACTGGTCAGTGCCAGTTTTCTGCCGCTGCCACTGACAAGCAAGAAAAATGGGATTTGTATGCCGGTGTACTGGTGGAAAGATTGCCAGTGGTTTCCAAAGAATTGAATGCTATTGAAAAGGAATTTCAAGAGTATTTGTGGAAAGTTGAATTCGAGAAGTCACTTAAATCAAACACTGAACTCCAGCACGAACGCGACCTGAAACAAGCAGAACTTTTGAAGAAAGGTCAAATAGATTTGGACGAAGCTGCTGCAAAGCAAACGGTGCAAGACCTAAAGGATGCTTACACTGAGGAACTAAATAAATTTCAAACAGCCTCTCGCACAACTGCCGATGACAAAAGCAAAAATCTATTATCAACTAACCGTAGTTTGGATAATACCCTTTATCTATTGGTCGAACAAAGTCTGGGTCCTAAAAGTCATTTCCTTCTACCCCAAGGGCCACGCATGGATGGCGAAACAATGCGTCAAGCTGCTGAACGTGTTGTTAGAGAGAAATGTGGCAACAACATGGAAGTACAATTCTATGGAAATGCTCCTTGCGGCTTTTACAAATACAAGTATCCATCATCGGCTCAGCAGAACTCGGTCGGTGCAAAGGTGTTCTTTTTCAGAGCTTCACTGAAAAATGGAAATGTTGATAAGAATGCTAGTAAGAGTTTTGCATGGATGGAAAGGGACTCGCTAAGGGATAAACTAAAGAATGAAAAATATGTTGAAAGTGTGGAAAAGTTCTTATTTTAA
- the LOC106091835 gene encoding uncharacterized protein LOC106091835, which produces MDTETNLGIKVEKEANMDDSDDSFEEYTLIGPECKQEDEMHITHFENDDSSQPTTTDKGNKRKFAQSARFINCHTRKLVVNHFITNGWSSKSYKDLRKKVKEIYYQQYTPVLIQQAREAQQYVYQECDSLCFGNINAWLETFKEMNVPANSFYEPAIIMNAIVNNEMLPRPEELGGVNLKQIYSFLCNGLMGLPQPAMDLTSAKFLAKEFETLIDEANSELADSQTLYMKQKIRQKFSKKVKATPSSMDPLWLTEGTILEDKLLNKSVAMTKTKPKTKATQKRKHPDDNGKEDKQQMSTVDDESTTTKEENIAKKPKRKPKNVDDNGQEKMSTLPSEIQQQQASSVQNQSTIVKEEKVVPKHRHDDEFGQQEFLNLPTEVPRVPTVHNDVIVPKEEQVSQPYSKLFSILTNPKLEPIL; this is translated from the exons ATGGACACAGAAACTAATTTAGGAATAAAAGTTGAAAAGGAAGCCAATATGGACGATAGCGATGACAGCTTTGAAGAATATACGCTTATTGGCCCGGAATGCAAACAAGAGGACGAGATGCACATAACTCATTTTGAGAATGACGACTCTTCACAGCCAACAACTACTGATAAAGGAAATAAACGCAAGTTTGCACAAAGTGCTAGGTTTATCAATTGTCACACGAGAAAACTTGTCGTAAATCATTTCATAACTAATGGATGGAGTTCAAAGAGCTACAAAGATTTACGCAAAAAAGTAAAGGAGATTTATTACCAGCAGTATACTC CTGTGCTCATTCAACAAGCTAGAGAAGCTCAACAGTATGTCTATCAAGAATGTGATTCATTGTGCTTTGGAAATATCAACGCTTGGTTAGAGACTTTTAAAGAAATGAATGTCCCTGCGAATAGCTTCTACGAGCCCGCAATCATAATGAATGCCATAGTGAATAATGAGATGTTGCCAAGACCCGAAGAACTGGGAGGAGTTAACCTGAA ACAAATTTACTCATTTCTTTGCAATGGTTTAATGGGCTTACCTCAACCAGCAATGGATCTAACATCGGCAAAGTTTTTAGCAAAAGAATTTGAG actcTCATAGATGAAGCCAATTCAGAACTTGCCGATTCTCAAacactttatatgaaacaaaaaattagacaaaaattttctaagaaagtcAAGGCGACGCCATCGAGTATGGATCCTCTTTGGTTAACTGAGGGCACCATACTAGAAGATAAATTATTGAACAAAAGTGTAGCTATGACTAAgaccaaacctaaaaccaaagCGACACAAAAACGTAAACATCCCGACGATAATGGAAAAGAAGACAAGCAACAAATGTCAACTGTTGATGATGAGAGTACAACAACTAAGGAGgagaatattgcaaaaaaaccaaaacgaaAACCTAAAAATGTGGATGATAATGGGCAAGAGAAAATGTCCACCTTACCAAGCGAgattcaacaacaacaagcttCAAGTGTCCAAAATCAGAGCACTATTGTCAAAGAGGAAAAAGTTGTACCGAAACATCGGCATGACGATGAATTTGGGCAACAGGAGTTTTTAAACTTGCCCACTGAGGTTCCTAGAGTGCCAACCGTACATAACGATGTTATTGTACCTAAAGAAGAGCAGGTTTCTCAACCTTATAGCAAATTATTCAGTATTCTTACAAATCCCAAACTTGAGCCAATACTTTAG